In a genomic window of Helianthus annuus cultivar XRQ/B chromosome 10, HanXRQr2.0-SUNRISE, whole genome shotgun sequence:
- the LOC110882953 gene encoding probable leucine-rich repeat receptor-like protein kinase IMK3 — protein MRFSLKDLLRASAELMGKSTYGNYYKAILEDGDEVAVMRMGGELVKNQREVKDELTLLGEIRHQNLLTIRAYYMSSDETLFVYDYMPKGSLAAFLHDRKRTPVDWSTRMKIAKGVAKGLLSLHTHHNIIHGNLTSSNVLLDNNINPKISDFGFSELITIAPNSNVSATAGVLGYQAPELSKLPKADTKTDIYSLGVIMLELLTGKSPGEVELSKWV, from the exons ATGCGTTTTTCACTCAAGGATCTTTTGAGGGCATCAGCTGAGTTAATGGGGAAAAGTACTTACGGGAATTATTATAAAGCAATATTGGAAGATGGTGACGAAGTTGCAGTAATGAGAATGGGAGGAGAGTTAGTTAAAAATCAGAGAGAGGTTAAAGATGAATTAACTTTGCTCGGTGAAATTAGGCATCAAAATCTTTTGACAATAAGGGCTTATTATATGAGTAGTGATGAGACACTTTTCGTCTATGATTACATGCCCAAAGGAAGCCTTGCTGCTTTTCTCCATG ATCGAAAAAGAACACCGGTAGATTGGTCAACAAGAATGAAAATAGCTAAAGGAGTGGCTAAAGGATTGCTTAGCCTccacacccatcacaatataatccATGGAAATCTAACATCAAGCAATGTTTTGCTCGATAACAACATTAACCCCAAGATTTCTGATTTCGGGTTCTCAGAGCTCATAACAATTGCTCCAAACTCAAATGTGAGTGCAACAGCCGGGGTTCTTGGCTACCAGGCTCCCGAACTTTCTAAACTTCCGAAAGCTGATACTAAAACTGATATCTACAGTTTGGGTGTGATCATGTTAGAACTCCTAACAGGTAAATCACCAGGAGAGGTGGAATTATCTAAATGGGTGTAG
- the LOC118482728 gene encoding receptor-like protein kinase ANXUR1 encodes MASFMKEFEHLKIHLEDLKEATNSFGSKVIGAGGFGKVYEGEISHSKGRSIVAIKRLSREFGQGDPEFLKEIMMLSRCSHKNLISLLGYCDEDGEKILVYEHAYNGSLDRHLSSNALTWAQRFKICLDVAKGLKYLHDHRGTQQRILHRDIKSANILLDENWNAKLSDMGISKMGPANHQHSVLVTNVIGTLGYCDPQYMENYTLTKESDIYSFGVVLFEVLCGRLCFNKTNDRLEILVPIWKQNYIHKKLDLIIFKDTIPPMDRNALKTFSDLAFQCLHYSREQRPTTSLLVKKLEIALKCQERHDMNMTNVVRTSEKYSFVDELLSKGKGIFFNIGKTVISYFASFLF; translated from the coding sequence ATGGCGTCCTTCATGAAAGAGTTTGAACATCTTAAAATCCATCTTGAAGACTTAAAAGAAGCCACCAATAGTTTTGGTAGCAAAGTTATCGGAGCTGGTGGATTTGGGAAGGTGTACGAAGGAGAAATCTCCCACTCTAAGGGGAGAAGCATAGTGGCTATTAAGCGTTTGAGTCGTGAGTTTGGGCAAGGAGACCCTGAGTTCCTAAAGGAGATCATGATGCTTTCTCGATGCTCACATAAGAACCTCATCTCTCTCCTTGGATATTGTGATGAGGATGGTGAGAAGATCCTTGTGTACGAGCATGCGTATAATGGAAGTCTCGATCGCCATTTAAGCTCCAATGCTCTCACGTGGGCCCAACGTTTCAAGATATGCCTTGATGTTGCAAAGGGTCTAAAATATCTTCATGATCATAGAGGCACCCAACAAAGAATTCTTCATAGAGATATAAAAAGTGCCAACATCTTGCTAGATGAAAACTGGAATGCTAAACTTTCTGACATGGGAATTTCAAAAATGGGACCAGCTAATCATCAACACAGTGTTCTTGTCACCAATGTAATTGGCACCCTTGGTTACTGTGATCCCCAATATATGGAGAACTACACGTTAACCAAAGAATCAGACATATATTCTTTTGGGGTTGTCTTGTTTGAAGTCCTATGTGGGAGATTATGCTTTAACAAGACGAATGACCGGCTAGAGATTTTAGTGCCTATATGGAAACAAAACTACATACATAAGAAACTAGACCTGATTATCTTTAAAGATACCATCCCACCAATGGATCGGAATGCTTTGAAAACATTTTCAGACCTTGCATTTCAATGTTTACACTACTCTCGTGAACAACGGCCAACAACGTCCCTTCTTGTCAAAAAGCTTGAGATCGCACTTAAATGTCAAGAGCGTCATGATATGAACATGACTAATGTCGTGAGAACTTCTGAGAAATACAGTTTTGTTGATGAACTTCTTTCCAAAGGCAAAGGGATCTTTTTTAACATAGGCAAAACGGTAATTAGCTACTTCGCTTCTTttcttttctaa